In Candidatus Chlorohelix allophototropha, one DNA window encodes the following:
- a CDS encoding sugar phosphate nucleotidyltransferase, translating to MKIIIPLAGLGTRLRPHTFSKPKPLVTVAGKPVLGHILDELAILDVEEIIFIVGYLGDQIEKYVSKNYPQYKARYIVQSEMLGQAHAVNLAQDYIQGDVLIIFADTIFKTDLSLLKNLSTDGVIYTKGVEDPSRFGVTELDEHGIITRLVEKPTTFVSNLAVVGIYYFKKSEWLFSAINKQVERNIQLGGEYFLADAISIMIEEKAKFNAFTLEVWEDCGKIDALLLTNRYLLGKLSGEFHKDEYHDSVIVPPVYIAPDAKIERSVIGPYVSIAAGAEVIDSILRDCIINEKAVVKASTLSNSVIGSNASVAGTFHHLNVGDNSEIDYGE from the coding sequence ATGAAAATCATCATTCCGCTGGCAGGTCTTGGTACACGTCTCAGACCACATACCTTCAGCAAACCCAAGCCGCTGGTAACTGTAGCCGGCAAACCCGTACTAGGTCATATTCTTGATGAGTTGGCTATACTTGATGTTGAAGAAATTATTTTCATTGTCGGTTATCTCGGTGATCAGATTGAAAAGTATGTATCAAAAAATTATCCGCAGTATAAAGCTCGCTATATAGTTCAGTCGGAAATGCTGGGACAAGCACATGCGGTGAACTTGGCGCAAGATTATATACAGGGCGATGTGCTAATTATATTCGCCGATACAATCTTCAAAACCGACTTGAGTCTCTTAAAGAACCTTTCAACCGATGGTGTCATTTATACCAAAGGGGTGGAAGACCCCAGTCGCTTTGGGGTCACTGAACTGGATGAACATGGAATTATCACCCGGTTGGTAGAAAAACCTACAACCTTTGTTTCCAACCTTGCGGTAGTAGGGATTTACTACTTTAAAAAAAGCGAATGGCTCTTTAGCGCTATCAATAAACAGGTGGAACGTAACATTCAGTTGGGCGGTGAATATTTTCTGGCAGACGCTATCTCAATAATGATCGAAGAGAAAGCAAAATTTAATGCATTTACCCTAGAAGTCTGGGAAGATTGTGGTAAAATAGATGCATTATTACTTACGAATCGCTATTTGTTAGGTAAGCTTAGCGGAGAATTTCACAAGGATGAATATCATGATTCGGTTATTGTACCGCCGGTTTATATTGCACCTGACGCTAAAATCGAAAGAAGCGTGATAGGACCATATGTCAGTATTGCAGCAGGCGCAGAGGTAATCGATTCTATTTTGCGAGATTGCATTATCAACGAAAAGGCGGTGGTAAAAGCCTCTACGCTAAGCAACTCGGTAATAGGCAGCAACGCAAGTGTGGCGGGTACTTTCCACCATCTAAACGTTGGGGATAACAGTGAGATAGATTACGGCGAATAG